From Eubalaena glacialis isolate mEubGla1 chromosome 17, mEubGla1.1.hap2.+ XY, whole genome shotgun sequence, a single genomic window includes:
- the CRISPLD1 gene encoding cysteine-rich secretory protein LCCL domain-containing 1 isoform X2, translating to MNMNATRIVHSDVLVLYVLIIHRGNWWGHAPYKHGRPCSACPPSFGGGCRENLCYKEGSDSYYPPQEEETNEIERQQSQVHDTHIRTIADDSNRNEVISTQQMSQIVSCEIRLRDQCKGTTCNRYECPAGCLDSKAKVIGSVHYEMQSSICRAAIHYGIIDNDGGWVDITRQGRKHYFIKSNRNGVQTIGKYQSANSFTVSKVTVQAVTCETTVEQLCPFHKPASHCPRVYCPRNCMQANPHYARVIGTRIYSDLSSICRAAVHAGVVQNHGGYVDVMPVDKRKTYIASFQNGIFSESLQNPPGGKAFRVFAVV from the exons ATGAACATGAATGCAACCCGTATTGTCCATTCAGATGTTCTGGTCCTGTATGTACTCATTATACACAG GGGAAACTGGTGGGGCCACGCCCCCTACAAACATGGCCGGCCCTGTTCTGCTTGCCCGCCTAGTTTTGGAGGAGGCTGTAGAGAAAATCTGTGCTACAAAG AAGGATCAGATAGCTATTACCCTCctcaagaagaagaaacaaatgaaattgaaCGGCAGCAATCACAAGTCCATGACACCCACATCCGGACAATAGCAGATGATAGTAACAGAAACGAAGTCATAAGCACACAGCAAATGT ctCAAATCGTTTCTTGCGAAATAAGATTAAGAGACCAGTGCAAAGGCACAACCTGCAATAG atATGAATGCCCTGCTGGCTGTTTGGATAGTAAAGCTAAAGTTATTGGCAGTGTACATTATGAAATG CAATCCAGCATCTGTAGAGCTGCAATTCATTATGGTATAATAGACAATGATGGTGGTTGGGTGGATATCACTAGACAAGGAAGAAAACATTATTTCATCAAATCCAATAGAAATGGTGTTCAAACAATTGG CAAGTATCAGTCTGCTAATTCCTTCACAGTCTCTAAAGTAACAG ttcagGCGGTCACTTGTGAAACAACTGTGGAACAGCTCTGTCCTTTTCATAAGCCTGCTTCACATTGCCCAAG agtataCTGTCCTCGGAACTGTATGCAGGCAAATCCACATTATGCTCGTGTAATTGGAACTCGAATTTATTCTGAT CTGTCCAGTATCTGCAGAGCAGCTGTACATGCTGGCGTGGTTCAAAATCACGGGGGTTATGTTGACGTGATGCCTGTGGACAAAAGAAAGACTTACATTGCTTCTTTTCAGAATGGAATCTTCTCAGAAAG TTTACAGAATCCTCCAGGAGGAAAGGCATTCAGAGTATTTGCTGTTGTGTGA